The following is a genomic window from Bacteroidales bacterium.
AAATTTCAACCTTACAGTCATATTTTAAATACCTGATGAGAAGGGAATATATACATTTTAACCCGATGGGAAAAGTGTATACCCCCCGGATGGGTCGACGGATACCCTATTTTGTGGATGAAAACCACATGGATTTATTACTGAAGGAGGATTTCTTTACCAATGACTTCTTTGGCAGGAGGGATCAGTTGATCCTCGAAATGTTATATCAGACGGGAATTCGGCTTAGTGAACTGGTGAACCTCCAGGATTCCGATATAGATCCCGGGAAATATCAAGTCAAAATAACCGGCAAAAGAAACAAGGAAAGAATTGTTCCCATAACAAAATCATTCTTTAAGCTTATTGAAGAATACAGAAAAAGCAGGGACGAGAAATTCTCACGTATTAACAGCGGTTATTTGCTTGTTACAGATAAGGGAAAAAAGCTTTACGAAAAGTTCGTATACAGAAAAGTAAGGAAATATTTAGGTTACATTACCACCATCGAGAAAAAAAGTCCGCATGTACTGAGACATACTTTTGCTACCCATATGCTCAATAAGGGGGCAGACCTGAATGCGATCAAGGAATTGCTGGGGCATGCCAACTTATCAGCTACCCAGGTATATACGCACAGTACATTTGAAAAACTGAAAAATATATATAAACAGGCACATCCCAGAAATTAAAAACAATACAAGGAGGATATTTATGGACATAAAGATACATACCATTCATTTTGATGCCGATTCAAAATTGACTGATTTTGTGGAAAAGAAAGCAAACAAGCTGGATCAATTTTATGATAATATTATCGGAGCCGAGGTTTTCCTGAGGTATGAAAAAGAACAGACTCCGAATAAGATATCAGAAATCAAATTACAGATACCTGGAAGCGATTTATTTGCTAAAAAAGAGAGCGATACATTTGAGGAAGCAACGGATTTAGCTGTAGATGCCTTACGTAAGCAGCTAACCAAAAAGAAAGCCAAGCAAAGAGGCAAATAAAATTTTAAAAAATTAGGGAAATAAATTTTGTAAGATAGATAAAAAAAATATACCTTTGCGAACCGATTTTTTGATTAACTAAAGTTCTTTATATAGTTGTTTTTAGGTTGTTGCCGATGTAGCTCAGTTGGTCTAGAGCAGCTGATTTGTAATCAGCAGGCCGTGGGTTCGAATCCCTCCATCGGCTCCTGATTGGGGAGGTACCAAAGTGGCCAACTGGGGCAGACTGTAAATCTGCTGGCTTATGCCTTC
Proteins encoded in this region:
- a CDS encoding tyrosine-type recombinase/integrase, which produces MYREDFIQYLQFERRYSNNTVRAYGNDLKQFFDYVYQTYGTEDVTTISHKMVRSWIADCLEKNISERTINRKISTLQSYFKYLMRREYIHFNPMGKVYTPRMGRRIPYFVDENHMDLLLKEDFFTNDFFGRRDQLILEMLYQTGIRLSELVNLQDSDIDPGKYQVKITGKRNKERIVPITKSFFKLIEEYRKSRDEKFSRINSGYLLVTDKGKKLYEKFVYRKVRKYLGYITTIEKKSPHVLRHTFATHMLNKGADLNAIKELLGHANLSATQVYTHSTFEKLKNIYKQAHPRN
- the raiA gene encoding ribosome-associated translation inhibitor RaiA, whose translation is MDIKIHTIHFDADSKLTDFVEKKANKLDQFYDNIIGAEVFLRYEKEQTPNKISEIKLQIPGSDLFAKKESDTFEEATDLAVDALRKQLTKKKAKQRGK